From Pseudomonas fluorescens:
GGTGGAGATCTGGAAGTTGTGCGGCACCAGGCCGCCCTTGAAGTAGGCACCGACCGGGATGCAGAACACCGAGAAGATGAACTCCGGCGCGGTACGCACGCCGATGTTGTCACCGGTACCGATCACGAACGGGCGCAGGTACAGCGCGCCGCCGCTGCCGTACGGCGGGATGAACCGCTCGTTGGCCTTGACCACTTGTTTGCACGCGTCGATGAACGCGTCGGTCGGGACGTGCGGCATCAGCAGGCGCGCGCAACTGCGCTGCATGCGTGCGGCGTTCTGGTCCGGACGGAACAGGTTGATCGAGCCGTCCTTGCAGCGGTAGGCCTTGAGGCCTTCGAAGCACTGCTGACCGTAGTGCAGGGCAGTGGAGCCCTCGCTGATGTGCAGCACGTTGTCGTCGGTCAGGGTGCCGGCTTGCCATTCGCCGTTTTTCCAGACCTGGAGAAACCGCTTGTCGGTCTTGATGTAGTCAAAACCCAGCTTGTCCCAATTGATGCTTTCGTTACCCATGACACCCTCTATCTTTGGTCAAGTCGGTTTTTTTCTGAATGGGCGCAACAATACTGCATTCGCAGGTCCGTTCGCATCCCCCGCGTCCCTTGTAGGAGCGAGCTTGCTCGCGAAAAACTCAAGGGCGCCGCGTTCATTCTGGTTTCACGCGTTATCGTTGACGATTTTCGCGAGCAAGCTCGCTCCTACAGACGGCGTTGTGAGCCCGGTTAAAGGTGCAAGGCATGCCCGAGCGCACGCAGTGCCGCTTCCTGCACCGCCTCACCGAGCGTCGGATGGGCATGGATAGTGCCCGCCACGTCTTCCAGGCGCGCGCCCATTTCCAGGCTCAGGCCGAACGCGGTAGACAGCTCGGACACGCCGGCACCGACGGCTTGCCAGCCGACAATCAGATGATTGTCCCGTCGTGCCACCACCCGTACGAAACCGGTTTTCGACTCCAGGGTCATCGCGCGGCCGTTGGCGGCAAACGGGAAACTCGACACGATGCAGTCCAGGCCGGCGGCCTTGGCTTCATCGGGCGTCTTGCCGACCACCACCAGTTCCGGGTCGGTAAAGCACACCGCCGGGATCGCCGCCGGGTTGAATTCGCGGTGTTGACCGCTGATCAGTTCCGCGACCATCTCGCCCTGGGCCATGGCCCGGTGCGCCAGCATCGGCTCGCCGCTCAGGTCGCCGATCGCCCACACATTGTGCATGCTGGTCTGGCAACGGTTGTTGATCCTGATTGCAGCGCCATTCATCTCCAGGTCCAGCGCCTCGAGGTTCCAACCCTGGGTATTGGGTTTGCGACCGACGGCCACCAATACCTGGTCGGTCACCAGTGACAAGGTGTCGCCATTCGGGTCGCGCACTTGCAGGTGGTTGTGTTCGAAGCCGGTGACGCTGTGCTTGAGGTAAAGCTTCACTCCCAGTTGCTTGAGGGACTCAGCCACCGGTTGGGTCAGTTCGGCGTCATAGGCGGGCAGGATGCGCTCCTGCGCCTCCACCACGCTGACTTCGGCGCCGAGCTTGCGGTAGGCAATGCCCAGCTCCAGGCCGATATAGCCACCGCCCACCACAATCAGGCGCTTGGGCACGCGGGTCGGCGCCAGGGCTTCGGTGGAGGAGATGATCGGCCCGCCAATCGGCAGCATCGGCAGGTTGACGCTTTTCGAGCCGGTGGCCAGCAACAGGTGTTCGCACTGGATGCGCTGGTCGCCGACGTCGACGGTCTTGCCGTCCACCACGTTGGCCCAGCCGTGGATCACCTGCACCTTGTGTTTCTTCAGCAGCGCGGCAACGCCAGTGGTCAGGCGATCGACAATGCCGTCTTTCCATTCCACGCTTTTGCGGATGTCCAGGGTCGGCACATCCACTTCGATGCCCAGCTGGGAACCCTGGCTGTGGTGGATGGTTTGCTGGAACTGTTCGGCCACATGGATCAGGGCCTTGGACGGAATGCAGCCGATATTCAGGCAGGTACCGCCCAATGCCTGGCCTTCGACCAGAATGGTCGGGATGCCCAACTGGCCGGCGCGAATGGCGGCCACATAACCGCCGGGGCCGCCGCCGATAATC
This genomic window contains:
- a CDS encoding branched-chain amino acid aminotransferase, whose amino-acid sequence is MGNESINWDKLGFDYIKTDKRFLQVWKNGEWQAGTLTDDNVLHISEGSTALHYGQQCFEGLKAYRCKDGSINLFRPDQNAARMQRSCARLLMPHVPTDAFIDACKQVVKANERFIPPYGSGGALYLRPFVIGTGDNIGVRTAPEFIFSVFCIPVGAYFKGGLVPHNFQISTFDRAAPQGTGAAKVGGNYAASLMPGSEAKKSGFADAIYLDPMTHSKIEEVGSANFFGITHDNKFITPKSPSVLPGITRLSLIELAKTRLGLEVIEGEVFIDKLSDFKEAGACGTAAVISPIGGIQYNGKLHVFYSETEVGPITQKLYKELTGVQTGDVEAPEGWIVKV
- the lpdA gene encoding dihydrolipoyl dehydrogenase, with the translated sequence MTQTLHTTLLIIGGGPGGYVAAIRAGQLGIPTILVEGQALGGTCLNIGCIPSKALIHVAEQFQQTIHHSQGSQLGIEVDVPTLDIRKSVEWKDGIVDRLTTGVAALLKKHKVQVIHGWANVVDGKTVDVGDQRIQCEHLLLATGSKSVNLPMLPIGGPIISSTEALAPTRVPKRLIVVGGGYIGLELGIAYRKLGAEVSVVEAQERILPAYDAELTQPVAESLKQLGVKLYLKHSVTGFEHNHLQVRDPNGDTLSLVTDQVLVAVGRKPNTQGWNLEALDLEMNGAAIRINNRCQTSMHNVWAIGDLSGEPMLAHRAMAQGEMVAELISGQHREFNPAAIPAVCFTDPELVVVGKTPDEAKAAGLDCIVSSFPFAANGRAMTLESKTGFVRVVARRDNHLIVGWQAVGAGVSELSTAFGLSLEMGARLEDVAGTIHAHPTLGEAVQEAALRALGHALHL